In bacterium, a single window of DNA contains:
- a CDS encoding DUF2809 domain-containing protein: protein MVALATIALGLTSRTGFNLFPQALGKYPGDVFWALLFFLILAIVRPAWSTRALAILTFGISCADEISQLYQAPWINAIRATAPGHIVLGSAFSWLDILAYVVGIGFGICIDWLLFSTSHKAARRSENAPFLSQHR from the coding sequence ATGGTTGCGCTGGCGACCATTGCGCTGGGCCTGACCTCTCGCACTGGTTTCAATCTTTTTCCCCAGGCGTTGGGCAAGTATCCCGGCGACGTTTTTTGGGCTCTGCTGTTCTTCCTGATTCTTGCGATCGTTAGACCTGCTTGGTCCACAAGGGCGCTGGCGATCCTGACTTTCGGGATCTCCTGCGCCGACGAGATCAGCCAGCTTTATCAGGCCCCATGGATCAACGCCATCCGCGCAACCGCGCCCGGTCACATCGTACTCGGCTCCGCCTTCTCCTGGCTGGATATTCTCGCCTATGTTGTGGGCATCGGTTTCGGTATCTGTATTGACTGGCTCCTTTTCAGCACATCGCACAAGGCCGCCAGGCGTTCTGAAAACGCCCCATTTTTGTCTCAGCATAGATAG